In the genome of Parus major isolate Abel chromosome 2, Parus_major1.1, whole genome shotgun sequence, one region contains:
- the YWHAZ gene encoding 14-3-3 protein zeta/delta, with protein sequence MDKNELVQKAKLAEQAERYDDMASCMKSVTEQGAELSNEERNLLSVAYKNVVGARRSSWRVVSSIEQKTEGAEKKQQMAREYREKIETELRDICNDVLSLLEKFLIPNASQAESKVFYLKMKGDYYRYLAEVAAGDDKKGIVEQSQQAYQEAFEISKKEMQPTHPIRLGLALNFSVFYYEILNSPEKACSLAKTAFDEAIAELDTLSEESYKDSTLIMQLLRDNLTLWTSDTQGDEAEAGEGGEN encoded by the exons ATGGATAAAAATGAGCTGGTGCAGAAGGCCAAACTGGCTGAGCAGGCTGAAAGATATGATGACATGGCAAGTTGCATGAAATCTGTGACTGAGCAAGGAGCTGAGTTGTCCAACGAAGAGAGGAATCTTCTCTCTGTTGCCTATAAAAATGTTGTAGGAGCCCGTAGGTCATCTTGGAGAGTCGTCTCAAGTATTGAACAAAAGACGGAAGGCgctgagaaaaaacagcagatgGCTCGagaatacagagagaaaattgaGACTGAGCTAAGAGACATCTGCAATGATGTGCTG TCTCTGTTGGAAAAGTTCTTGATCCCTAATGCTTCGCAAGCAGAAAGTAAAGTTTtctatttgaaaatgaaaggagacTACTACCGTTACTTGGCTGAggttgctgctggagatgaCAAGAAAG GGATAGTGGAGCAATCACAACAGGCATATCAAGAAGCTTTTGAAATCAGTAAAAAGGAGATGCAACCAACACATCCCATCAGATTAGGTCTGGCTCTGAACTTCTCCGTGTTCTATTATGAGATCCTCAACTCCCCGGAGAAAGCCTGTTCCCTTGCAAAAACG GCTTTTGATGAAGCAATTGCTGAACTTGATACATTAAGTGAAGAGTCATACAAAGACAGCACGCTAATAATGCAGTTACTGAGAGACAACTTGACA TTGTGGACATCGGATACCCAAGGAGATGAAGCtgaagcaggagaaggaggggagAATTAA